The genome window tccagaaaaatcccatttaataAGACTTGCAAATAATGACAGAAACGTAACTTTCCTGGTAGTTTGTAATGGTGAAATATGGGTTATGTGGGTGGAGGAGGCACCAGGGAGCTTTGTCCTGCATCGTGAAATTATGCTGTTTTCcagtaaaacagcagaaaatcttTTCTCTTGGGAGAACTCTATGATAGTTGTCTGTAGTTCATCTGTTTTATGTTCAAAGTGTGCATCCTCTGTTTTGTTAGTCTCATGAAGCAGAAGTCTTGAAGCAGCTAGCTGAGAAGCGGGAGCATGAAAAAGAGGTGCTTCAGAAAGCaattgaagaaaacaacaacttcAGCAAAATGGCAGAGGAGAAGCTGACCCACAAAATGGAAGCTAACAAAGAAAACCGCGAGGCACAAATGGCTGCTAAACTGGAACGCTTGAGGGAGAAGGTGGGTGTAGAGTCCCAGTTCCCCTTTGGGAGAGGGTTTATCCGTGCCCCGTACTGTGAAAACTGGCTAAATAAAGCCAAGTGAGGGGGGTGCTGTGAATAAACAGACATCCTTGGAGTTCTGTGGTGGTCTAATCTTGAAAGATTATTACATCTGCAAAGGGCTTTGCAGAAATCCTCCTCTTGGGGCAGAGGGGATGGATGGAGTTAGAGCAGCATCTCACTTGCTTTTACAAAGCTTCATCCCGTAGCCCCCGTCAGTAACCCAGACTCACAGGTTCCTGTTGtgagctgggggggctgggaagCAAGCCAGGGCTTGCTCTGCCGGCCCGGAGCCCTGCCTCTCTGCGCCTGGGCTGCTAACTGCTTCCCTGCTGTTGTCTTTCAGGACAAGCATATTGAAGAGGTTCGAAAGAACAAAGAAGGCAAAGACCCCGGTGAGGCTGAAACCGACTGACTTCATTCTGGAAACTgactctctccccctcctctaaATATCCAAAGACTGTACTGGCCAGTGGTTttatctttggttttgtttttttttttttaagtttctagAAACTGATGTAGAACTGTAAAATTAGATCCAAACTGTACACTTTCTTTGGGGGCTAGAGGGGAGACCTTACATGTTTCACTTTTTCTAAAGTGTTGTCTTTCCAGTGTAGCTATCTTCTTGTTGCATCCTTTTCTACTCCAGTGCGCTTGCTACTGGGTTGATGGCTAGTACTGTATCAGCTCTGTAAGACGTTTGTGAAAGGAATATGTAGTATACTGTTCCATGCTGAATATGTTACACTTCAAAAATCTGACTGTCCCAGTCTGCTAAAATACTGCTGTAACTGAGTGACTAAATAAAGCTGCACAGTGCTGTTATCATGAgaattacttctgaaaaatgacGTAAGAAACAATCCGTTGGCTGAGGTCTGCAACAGGCATCCTTACCCAGTGCTGGGGGGAAAGGTCTGTAGCAGCACTCTTCCTTACATCCACGGGCATGCTGCGTGACTGCCTTTTCCCTAGAGCACTCTCATTGTCTTAATTTTACAATTGGAGCTTTGTTTTGACACCTCAGCAGTTGTCAGctgttgtgtgtttttgttaaaaagagTTCAGAACCACCTCCCTTTGGATGCTGACACTTCAACAAACAAGTCCTTGTTACCCCATGACTCTGatctgagccttttttttttctggtaaggGTTTCTAGAAGATGACTTGTGCTATTGAATGGTGACTTGTGTACTGCTTCCTGCAGCGCCAGAGCATAAAAGTCAGAAACCTGTTCTGTGCTGGGATTGAAAATGCTGTTGTGGATAAGAATTGTTTTTGATTTGGTGCCTGCCACAGATGTGTTGGGAGAGTACACTGTGCCGCAGGGCGAGTCTGAAGATTAACTCCTGCCTGCAACGAGATGTGTATCACCTTCATTTTTCTGGGACGTGAGAAATAGATAGGACTGTACTTGTGCTCTGAGGAAAGATGCTTTTTAGGTGTATCGGGTACAGAGTATTGTACAGGTgccttaaaaaaccaaaaaccttcCCCTAAGCCTAATCCTGAGTGTCCTGCACATCCACGAGTACTCGTGCTACTCTGTGGTAAAGACAAGGTTGCACTGGGTGTGTGCGGACAGCCACCTCACCTCAGTACGAACAGCATCAGCATCGTGTTCTGAGGTACTTGGCTTTAGTAAGTGTGTTCCCTCGAGGCGGGGAAGCCTTGGGTTTCACAGCTTCTGTTAATGCCAAACACTCGGTGGCACTGGTCTCGGTGAGGCACGCTCGGTCCTGGCTTCCCCCTTTTGTGTCCTTGGCTTGGCTGCCAGGTTTGTTTTCAGGTGAACTCCACACCTGGAGCATCTGGCACTGGCTGGGTGACAGACTTCATGTTctgaggctgggagagctggtagggattttttttttttaagggactAGTTGAGTCCTGGACCACTTGACCTGTCTTCTGGGGCTTGCTAAAGAAGGAACCTCAGTTTAGAAAGCTTTAATGTATCACACTTACCACTTTTGATTGCATCAGAGTTGTACTTAACCAAAAGCTGATATTACACTGTTTGAATGGAAGAAGAACAGTGAGATAAAGTCAGTCTTGATGCGTTGGAGTGCTGGGATCGGATCCTTTGCCTGaaggattttcagaagtgttatGATATTTCATAATTTAAGGTAAGAGAGACTGTACTTCTGCCTGTTGGGGAGCAACAGCCCGTCGGGTGGAGGAGTagggcaggtttggggtttcTAATGGCACGTGTCAACGTTGTGTAAGCTGAGAGCAGGGGTTGTGGGTCAGGATCCACCCGGGGAGGTGAGAGGACAGGGGAATCCAGAGCTGAACTTCGAGGCGCAGGCTTGAACCCCTACATAATGTGCTTGTGAAAGTCAAGTATCTCGAG of Ciconia boyciana chromosome 21, ASM3463844v1, whole genome shotgun sequence contains these proteins:
- the STMN1 gene encoding stathmin, which produces MATSDIQVKELEKRASGQAFELILSPRSKEAVPEFPLSPPKKKDVSLEEIQKKLEAAEERRKSHEAEVLKQLAEKREHEKEVLQKAIEENNNFSKMAEEKLTHKMEANKENREAQMAAKLERLREKDKHIEEVRKNKEGKDPGEAETD